The Stenotrophomonas sp. ZAC14D1_NAIMI4_1 DNA segment GGGCCAGCCTTTCGCGATCGTGGCGCTGGACATCGACCGCTTCAAGTCGATCAACGACGGCCACGGCCATGACGTCGGCGATGCCGCCATCGTCCATATCGCCGAGCAGATGCGCCGCCATTCGCGCGAAACCGACGTGCTGTGCCGCGCCGGTGGCGAGGAATTCCTGGTGCTGCTGCCGGGCGTTGGCGTAACGGCGGCGCAGCAGACCGCCGAGCGCCTGCGCCAGGCGATTGCCGGGCAGCCGTTCGCGCCGGTCGGCACCCTCACCGTGTCGCTGGGCGTGGCCCACTTCCCCACGTTCCATGCCGATGTGGAACAAGCGCTGCGGCTGGCCGACAAGGCGCTGTACCTGGCCAAGGAACAAGGCCGCAACCGCGTGGTGGTGTACCCGCACGCGGAGTGACCTGCACATGGAAGCGCCGGGCGATACCCGGCGCTGTCGTCACCGCGCTGCTCAGCCCAGCGGGGTCAGCAGGCGCGGGCCGTCGTTGCGGCCGACCATGTAGACGCCGCCTTCGGGCAGCAGGTCGCTACCGGTGGCCTTTTCGTCTTCGCCGGTCTTCCACGGTGCCTGCTGGCGCGGGCCCGGGATGTAGGCCGACCAGCGGCCGTAACGCTCCGACCGGGAGTCGAAGGCGTAGTTGACCGGCACGCGCACGGTCCAGAATTCTTCGTCCTTGTACTCGCCGGTGGTCGGAATGCTGAACGTCCAGCTGCGGGCAGTGCTCACGCTGGCTTTGGCCAGCACGTCACGCAGCATCTGCATCTGGCGTTCCGGTGCCACTACGGTCAGGTTGGTGCGCTCGGCAACCACGTCGGCCACCTTGCCATCGCGCCCGACCTTGACCAGCAGCGTCACCTCACCCTGGCCGCGGATGGCCACCGCCCGTTCCGGGTAGAC contains these protein-coding regions:
- a CDS encoding energy transducer TonB; this encodes MRSSLFLALTLALGGGAGCIGNADAQSVREVRKQMEASMTLSGVINIGREGQVEGFQLDHRDKVAADVARLVEGTVNSWRFEPVLVDGKAVRARTDVRLRLLADSLTGTTMQVRVADANFGPVDEENTLSSDNVRALKMRPPVYPERAVAIRGQGEVTLLVKVGRDGKVADVVAERTNLTVVAPERQMQMLRDVLAKASVSTARSWTFSIPTTGEYKDEEFWTVRVPVNYAFDSRSERYGRWSAYIPGPRQQAPWKTGEDEKATGSDLLPEGGVYMVGRNDGPRLLTPLG